Proteins encoded by one window of Corythoichthys intestinalis isolate RoL2023-P3 chromosome 20, ASM3026506v1, whole genome shotgun sequence:
- the pex2 gene encoding peroxisome biogenesis factor 2: MGMEEEGIQEGGPISETAVDPLIPVLRISQLDALELDSALEQLLWTQFSHCFQNFRPGLLTPLEPELKALLQLLLWRFTLYPDSTTVGQSLLSLRYRNTLSSSNRYEPLSHRQKLALVLLTIVPRWIQERSHNLQMFFGLTSGAPVSEGFQKTLCNCMTLIFGVSRLASLVNFLVFLRKGNHPVLAERIIGAQAVYSKPNVSRDITYQYMNRELLWHGFAEFLIFLLPLINMGKLKATVYSMVFGGDKSEADVARNKEGAWKNCTLCGDWPTMPHTLGCPHIFCYYCIKSHSIANNCITCPKCGAEARQLEPVKIEAFDRH, translated from the coding sequence GTATGGAAGAGGAGGGCATTCAGGAAGGAGGACCTATCTCAGAAACAGCGGTAGACCCACTGATCCCAGTCCTGCGCATCAGCCAGCTGGATGCTCTCGAGCTTGACTCAGCCTTGGAACAGTTGCTATGGACCCAGTTCTCCCATTGCTTCCAGAATTTCCGCCCGGGCCTTCTCACCCCTCTGGAGCCGGAACTGAAGGCTTTACTCCAGCTGCTCCTGTGGAGGTTCACTCTGTATCCTGACAGCACCACAGTCGGCCAGTCTTTACTAAGCCTGCGCTACCGCAACACCTTGTCCTCATCGAACCGCTACGAGCCTTTGTCCCACAGGCAGAAGTTGGCGCTGGTTCTACTAACAATAGTTCCTCGTTGGATTCAAGAGCGATCCCACAACCTTCAAATGTTCTTTGGTTTGACTTCAGGGGCACCAGTTTCTGAAGGCTTCCAAAAGACCCTCTGTAACTGTATGACTCTAATTTTCGGTGTTTCCCGCCTTGCAAGCCTTGTCAACTTTCTTGTGTTTCTAAGGAAAGGTAACCACCCTGTTCTGGCGGAAAGGATCATCGGAGCCCAAGCGGTTTATAGCAAGCCTAACGTGAGCAGGGACATTACGTATCAATACATGAATCGTGAGCTACTGTGGCACGGCTTTGCAGAGTTCCTCATTTTCCTGTTGCCACTGATTAACATGGGGAAACTGAAGGCTACCGTATATTCAATGGTGTTTGGGGGAGACAAAAGCGAAGCGGACGTTGCACGGAATAAAGAGGGAGCGTGGAAAAACTGCACGCTGTGTGGTGATTGGCCCACCATGCCTCATACCCTTGGCTGTCCACATATTTTCTGCTactactgtattaaaagtcatagCATTGCAAATAATTGCATCACCTGTCCCAAATGTGGGGCAGAGGCAAGACAACTGGAGCCTGTCAAAATCGAGGCATTTGACAGACATTAG